In Lolium perenne isolate Kyuss_39 chromosome 5, Kyuss_2.0, whole genome shotgun sequence, the sequence CGGTAGCAAAAATGACACGTGTCAGCACggggacccgggggctgggaaattaaatcccccgggggacgcccagtaCTATCCTTTCTATTTCTATAAAATTACCGTATGTGCTAACGCACTCTCGAAAAGAAAAAACCTATGCAATCTCCGCCCATCGCCGCCTTCCTGTTTCCCTGCTCTCATTGTCTGCTCTCTTGGGCATTCGCTTTTGAGGTATGAGATTCTCGTCATCTATCTAGTCATTACTCAAACGAAACCTCAACAAATTTTGAGTGTGCCGCTGCACACCCGTCATACCATCTAGATCCCCGCCACTTAGATGTTGACGAAGCGGCCAAATTGATTCTGTGGGTCTAATTTCAACACCCTTCTATTAGTATTTAGATCGGATCGGAGAAAGGCCTCATCTTTTTTGCTTTGCGCCGGCGGAGACTCTGAGGATGATGGCAAGCGCAGGACTGAAGCGTAAAGGTTACTCCTCCTTCACCGTTCTCACCCACGGCAAGCGCCCAAAGACCACCACAGCGCCGTCCCATGCGTCTGACTGGTCCTCCCTCCCTCTGGACATCACCGGCATCATCGCCGAGCGGCTGCTGGTGGAGGACGTGACTGATTACATGAGCTTCCGCGCCGTGTGCTCACACTGGCGTGCCACCACAACCAGCCCGTGCGATCCCACACTTCGGGAAACCCGCTTCCGGCCTCGTGGCTGGGTTGCCCTCTGCGATGGTGACGGCGTACGCCCTGCTGATGCCTGTGAGATCACCTTCCTCCACACGTCCACTTGCCGGCGCCTCCGTGTCTGCCTGCCCGAGCTCCAGAAATACCGGATTGTTGGCTTCACTGACGGCCTCCTCATCCTGCTCAACAAGACAACCACCACCCTCCGCGTCCTGCACCCGTTCACCCGTGTATTCTTGGACCTCCCACCCCTTGCGCCCATCTTCCGTGACCTCGTCAAGCCCATGGAGTCGATGGTCCGGATGAAAGCTGCAGTCGCCTGGTCTCACGGCTCAATTGCTGTCATTGCTTGGTTCCCAATTGTGCCAGTGGTGATCTATGCTGAACCCGGGAAGCCGCGTTGGTCTGTCATTCACCTAGGTCTTGAGCTTTGGACTGCCTTACCATTCCAAGGTAGGCTGTTCGGCATCCGAAAGGGGACGGGGGAGATTGTGCAGGTGTATCCTCAATTCCCGCAGTATCCTGTGGTTGCT encodes:
- the LOC127303659 gene encoding uncharacterized protein — translated: MASAGLKRKGYSSFTVLTHGKRPKTTTAPSHASDWSSLPLDITGIIAERLLVEDVTDYMSFRAVCSHWRATTTSPCDPTLRETRFRPRGWVALCDGDGVRPADACEITFLHTSTCRRLRVCLPELQKYRIVGFTDGLLILLNKTTTTLRVLHPFTRVFLDLPPLAPIFRDLVKPMESMVRMKAAVAWSHGSIAVIAWFPIVPVVIYAEPGKPRWSVIHLGLELWTALPFQGRLFGIRKGTGEIVQVYPQFPQYPVVARIPSVFGCPTLCHYYLVDFGGHMLLAVQHRSIGHREGWQPFAFALFLVNVHHRVLVPLGDLGDQALFLSKDRCLCVSARKLPSISRNSIYFSLPNYDPVVLYSLSSGIFERTSTFSLIHDLKERIRPSVRPFTLADHLMTYCHHLEW